Below is a genomic region from Xylophilus sp. GW821-FHT01B05.
GGCTGTACCTGGGCTAGAGGTCTATTTGGCCATTATTTTTGGAAATCCAGCGCCTCGAACACCCGCATCGCCGCATAGGCGTCGTTGGCGGCGTAGGTGATCTGCGATTCGGTCAGGCGCGGGTTGGCCCAGTTGGTGGTCGCCACCTTCTTGGACTTGATGAAGCGCTGGCCAAACAGGATGGCGATGGCCGCCTTCACGCCCACCTCCTTGCGCCAGCCGCGCTCGCGGAACACGTTGTCCAGGTCCAGCACCGCCTGCGGCTCCACGCCCAGCCGGCCGCGCAATTGGCGCAAGTCGCCCGACAGGCCAAAGCCCACCTTGCGCACCGCGGGCGACTCCAGCAGCGCCGCGGCCACGCGCAGGCATTCCGCATCGCGCAGCTGAAACACCCAGGCCGTGCTGGCGGTAGAGAACTGCGCCACATGCGGGCCGTCAGAGACCTCGCCGCGCGCAAAGGTGGGTTTGGATTCGGTATCAAAGCCCAGCGCGGCCACGCCTTGCAGCGCGGCCTCTGCCGCCCGCGCCTCGTCGGCCGTGGCCACGAGCCGGATGGCGTCCAGGCCCAGGCGGGGGAATTCAGGCAGGGTGGCGATGGTGTCCCGGTCGGGGACGAGCTGGCGGTCGGTCATGGCGGGCACGGTAGCACGTGCCCGCCTGGGTCCTCAGTGCTTTGTCGCCAGCGCCGCGCGCTTGGCAAGCTCCAGCTTGGCAATCGCATTGCGGTGCACCTCGTCCGGGCCGTCCACGATGCGCACGGTGCGCTGGTGGGCATAGGCCTCGGCCAGCCAGAAGTCCTGGCTGACGCCGCCGCCGCCGTGCGCCTGGATCGCCCAGTCCACGATCTTGCAGGACACGTTGGGCGCGACCACCTTGATCATGGCGATCTCGGCGCGCGCTTCCTTGTTGCCCGCGGTGTCCATCTTGTGCGCGGCGTTGAACACCAGCAGGCGCGCCTGGTCGATCATGCAGCGCGACTCGGCGATGCGCTCGTGCCAGATCGATTGCTCGGACAGCGGCTTGCCAAAGGCAACGCGGCTGCGCAGGCGGTCCACCATCAGCTCCAACGCGCGCTCGGCCGCGCCGATGGAGCGCATGCAGTGGTGGATGCGCCCGGGCCCAAGGCGGCCCTGGGCGATCTCGAAGCCGCGGCCTTCGCCCAGCAGGATGTTGGACACCGGCACGCGCACGTTCTCCAGCAGGATCTCCATGTGGCCGTGCGGTGCGTCGTCATAGCCAAACACGCTGATCGGGCGCAGCACGGTCACGCCGGGCGTGTCGCGCGGCACCAGCACCATGGACTGCTGCTGGTGCTTGGGCGCCTCGGTATCGGTCTTGCCCATGACGATGAAGATCTTGCAGTGCGGCACGCCAGCGCCCGACGAGAACCACTTGCGCCCGTTGATCACGTACTCGTCGCCTTCGCGGCGGATGGTGCACTGGATGTTGGTGGCGTCGGATGAGGCCACGGCCGGCTCCGTCATCAGGAAGGCCGAGCGGATCTCGCCGGCCAGCAGTGGGTCGAGCCACTGCTTTTTATGCGCGTCGCTGCCGTAGCGCTCTATGGTTTCCATGTTGCCGGTGTCGGGCGCGGAGCAGTTGAACACCTCGCTCGACCAGGTGACGCGGCCCATGATCTCGCACAGCGGCGCGTAGTCCAGGTTGGAGATGCCGGGCACGCCCTTGTACTCGTGCGGCAAGAACATGTTCCACAGGCCGGCCTTGCGCGCGATGGGCTTCAGCTCTTCCACCACCGGCACATGGCGCCAGGGATTGCCTTCACTGCGCAGGGTGGCCAGCTCGCGCGCATAGCGCTCTTCATTCGGGTAGATGTGCTCGTCGAAGAAGGCCTGCAGGCGCTGCAGCAGGTCGCGGGTCTTGGCGGAATGGTCTCCCAGCATGGAGTGCTCCTGATGTTGGATGAATGGGCGCAGCAGGGACTGCGAACGCACGCATTGCACCATTGGCGATGGGTTCCCCGAAGTCTCAGAAGCGACTGGGAGCGCTGCCCGCAGTCGCCTGGGCGACCGGCGCGGCCTCAGGCCTTCAGCGCGGCCTCGATGTCTGCCTTGAGGCTCTCGGGCTTGTCCATGGAGCCGTAGCGCTTGATCACCCGGCCGTCGCGGCCGATCAGGAACTTGGTGAAGTTCCACTTGATGCCCTGGCTGCCAAGCACGCCGGGCGCTTCCTTCTTGAGCCACTGGAACAGCGGGTGCGCCTGCTCGCCGTTGACGTCGATTTTGGACATCATGGGAAAGTCCACGCCGTAGTTCTTCTGGCAGAAGGCGCCGATCTCGGCGTCGCTGCCCGGGTCCTGGCTGCCGAACTGGTTGCACGGAAAACCCAGCACCGCCAGCCCCTGGCCGGCATAGGTTTGGTGCAGTTCCTGCAGCCCGGCGAACTGCGGCGTGAAGCCGCAGGCGCTGGCGGTGTTCACCACCAGCAGCACGCTGCCGGCGTACTGGCTGAGCGGCACGGGCGTGCCGTCGATGGCCTGGGCTTGGAAATCAGACAGCGTGGGCATGGCGTCTTTCTGGTGGTTAGGCGTTTTGCATGCTATCCCAATCACTTGCGCATATGCACGGCTGAAATTCTTCGTGGCCGTAGCGGGCAGGGCTTTCTAGAGTACGGGCCGACCTCTCTGCGCCACTGCGGCACCCAAGGATTCATATGCAACAGACCGTGCTCCGCTCTTCCTCGTTCCTGCCGCGCCGCGCGGCGCTGCGTACCCTGGCCGCGCTGGCCGTGGGCGGCACCGGGTTGGTGGGCTGCTCGCGCCAGGATGCGGCCGGCGGCGCGCCGGCCGTGGTCAAGCAGGTGGGCGACAAGGTCAGCTTCAAGTACCCGGACAACCCATCCTTCGACCTGGTCTACCTGGCCGACCAACTCGGCTACTTCGAGGGCACCAACACCCGCCCCAACTACATCGGCAAGATCGCCGCGCCGCAGATCATTCCGCTGGTGGGCACCGGCGAGATCGACTTCGGCAGCCGCATGGTGCCGCTGGTGATCTCGGCCATTGCCAGCGGGGCCGACCTGAAGGTGGTGGCTGCCGGCGGCAAGACGCTGCAAGAGGCGCCGCACATGAAGTACTTCGTGCGCAAGGATTCGGGCATACGCGCGCCCAAGGACCTCGAAGGCAAGACCGTAGGCTTCAACAGCTTTGGCGCCTGCGCCGAGTTCGTCACCAAGAAGTACCTGCGCCAACACGGCGTGGACGTGAACAAGATCAACTTCGTGGTGGTGCCCGACGAGCAGGCCGAGCAGACCCTGGTCACCGGCAATACCGACCTGGCCATCATCCACGCGCCGTTCTCGGGCCGGGCCGACCATGCAGAGCCGCTGCTGCGCCTATGGAGCGACTACGACCTCGATGGCGGCCTGGGTGGCATGGCGCCTTACAGCGCGCATGGCAAGTTCATCCGTGAGCATCCAGAGGCCGTGCGCGACGTGGTCACCGCGCTGGCCAAGGCCGCCAATTGGGTCAATGCCAACCCCGAGGAGGCGCGCAAGCTGGTGTCCAAGCGCATCAACATGACCCTGGAGAACGTAGACCGCTACGCCTATGTAGACGACCTGGTGGTGACCGAGGCGCCGATCCAGTACTACATCGACATCCTGCAGTCAGAAGGCAAGCTCGCGAGTGGCAAGGTGACGGTGCAGGACATTTATACCAACGCCTTTAACCCCTTCGCGCAAGCGCCCGCAAAGGGCTGACATGGGTATCAAGATCGCAGCGCGCGGCGTGCGCATGGACTACGCGGCACGCGGCTCGGGCGAGCCGGTGCGTGTGCTGGAGGGCTTTGACCTGGATGTGCGCGAGGGCGAATTCATCTCGGTGCTGGGCCCCTCGGGCTGCGGCAAGTCGACTTTCCTGAGCATCCTGGCCGGGCTCACGCAGCGCACCGGCGGCAGCATCGCCATCGATGGTCGCGCGCTGGCCGGCATCAACCGCGACCAGGGCGTGGTGTTCCAGGGCTATGCGCTGTTTCCGTGGCGCAGCGTGCTGGACAACATCGCCGTGGGGCTGGAGATCCGCGGCATGGGCAAAGGGCCACGGCGGCGCATTGCGCAGGAATACCTGGAGCTGGTCGGCCTGCAGGGCTTTGGCGACAACTACCCGCATGAGCTGTCTGGCGGCATGAAGCAGCGCGTGGCCATCGCGCGCTCGCTGGCCTACCGGCCCGACGTGCTGCTGATGGACGAGCCCTTTGCTGCGCTGGACGCGCAAACGCGCGAGATCCTGCAGGGCGAACTGCTGCGCATCTGGGGGCACTACAAGAAGACCATCGTCTTCATCACGCACAGCCTGGACGAGGCGGTCTACCTGTCGGACCGGGTGGCGGTGATGACGCAGCGCCCCGGCCGCGTCAAGGCCATCATCGACATCCCGCTGGCCCGGCCGCGCTCGGCCGAGCTGCGCAATGCGCCGGAGTTTTTCGCGCTGCGCCAGTGCGCCTGGGAGGTGCTGAAGGATGAGGTGCAGTTTGGCCCGGTGCCGGTGCGCCCGCTGGGCGCCACCGCCAACCCGGCCGAGCGTGACGAGCTGCCGGCCGCGTCGGTGCACGAGATACCCGTGTCTTCACAGGCGCGGCCACTGGCGGGACATGTGCCACGCGAGGTGTTGCAATGAGCATTGCTGAATCGCTGCCGGTGGCGGTGCCTTCTGACCGATCAGTGCTGCGGGTGATACGTCTGGTGGGCCGTATCGTTGAACGCGGCCTGGGCTTGCTGCTATTGCTGGCCTTGTGGGAGGCCTTGCCGCGCAGCGGCATCGTGAGCCAGGCCTATCTCAGCCCGCCCTCGGCCGTGCTGGCCGCGATTGCGCAGTTGGTGGATAACGGCCAGCTTTGGAAGCACATCACGGCCAGCCTGCAGCGCTCGCTGTGGGGCTTGTTGCTGGCCATTGGCGCGGGCGTGGTGCTGGGCTTGGCCATGGGCGGCTTTCGGCGGCTGGAGGCCATCGTCGACCCGGTGCTGCAGCTGTTTCGCCAGACCTCGGCCTTTGCGCTGTTCCCGGTGTTTATCTTGTTCCTGGGCATTGGTGAGACGTCCAAGGTGGCGATCATCTTCTGGGCCTCGTTCTGGCCGGTGCTGCTCAACACCATCGGCGGGGTGAAGCAGGTGGACCGGCTGCTGGTGAATTCGGCGCTGTCCATGGGGGCGTCGCGCGGCTTTGTGTTCTTCAAGGTGGTGCTGCCGGCGGCGCTGCCGTCCGTCTTTACCGGTGTGCGACTGGCGGGCGCCTACTGCATCACCGCGCTGGTGGCGGCAGAGATGATTGGTGCGCATTCGGGGCTGGGCTTTCTCACGCTCAATTCGCAGGAGACCTTCCAGATCCCCACCATGTACGCCGGCATCCTGATGCTGGCCACGCTGGGGCTGCTGCTCAATTACCTGCTCGCGCTGCTGGAGCGGCATTTGCTGCGCTGGCGCAAGGGGCTGAGCCTTGAGGACTGAAGCCAGACGTTGGGTACTGGGCGCGCTGGTGATGGCCGCTGCCATCGCTGCCATTGCGGCCGTGCCCTCCAGTGCCTGGCAGGCGCCGTCCCTGGCATCGCTGCCGCTGGGGCCGGCGCTGGCGCAGGCCCGCGCGCGCGGCAGCCTGGTGGTGGGCGTGCGCGCCTACCCGCGTCCGGCGCCCCCGGGCGCGCCGACACCGGCTGAGCCCGATCCGCTGGATGCCGCCCTGGCCCGCGACTTGGCCGAGGCGCTGGGCCTGCCCGTGCGCCTGTTGCCGGTGGACGCCGGCAGTGAAGACGAGGTACTGCGCAGCGGCGGTATCGACCTGCTGGCCGCTGGCGCGCGCGATGCCGCACCCACGGCACCGCCGCCCGGTGTCGCCCAGCCCGCGGGCAGCTACGGCGCGGGGGACGGCCGCCTGATTGCGCTGCGCCGTGGCGCGGTGCAGACCGGGCTGGACCTGCGCGGCCGCGCCGTGTGCGTGGCGCGCGGCAGCGGCTATGCGGGCGCGCTGCGGCATGGCTATGGCGCGCGGGTGCAGCCCTATCCGTCGGCGGTGCATGCGGTGTCGGCCTTCATGGCCGGCGAATGCGCGGCCCTGGCCGAGGACACGGACGTGCTGGCGCGGCTGCAGCAGCAGCCTGAATGGCGCTTTTACGCGCTGCTGCCCGAGCCGCCGCTGCAGGCCCAGCCAGCATCCATCCGGCTGGCGGCGGGCGATGCCGCCTCGCGCGACTGGCTGGCCGCCGCACTGCGCCAGTGGCGCGCCGACGGCACGCTGGCCCGCGCCCAGGCGGCGCGCGTGGGCAACCTGAGCCTGGAGGTCACGATGCTGAAGGACGGCCTGATCTGCCACTGACCAGTGCGGCCCAGGCCGCAGCCGCCATCACCATGGCGCCGCCGATTAAGGTACGCGGCGCCAGTTGCGCCGCGCCCAGGGCCACGGACGAGAGGCTGGCAAACACCACCTCCGACAGCATGATGAGTGCCGTGCCATTGGCGCTCAGCCGCGCCGCGCCGTACTGCAGCCCGGCGTTGCCGGCCAGAAAGGCCAGCGCCAGCAACAGCGCGGTCAGCACCCAGTCCATGGCCGGCAGTGGCGGCGCCGCGATGTGGCCCAGCAGCACGCCCCCGCCCGCCACCAGCGCGGCGGTGAGCAGGCCGCCGCCAAACATGGCGACCATGCGGCTTTCATCCGGCGCATCGCGCAGGCGCCGCAGCTGGATGTTGGTAAAGGAAAAGCTCAGGCCGCCGATCAGCCCCAGCCAGTCGGCCAGGCTCTCAGGCAAGGGCCAGGGCGTGCCGGGCGTGCGCAGCACCACCACCACGCCGGCCACGGCCAGCGCCATGCGGGCCAGCGCCGCGGGCCGGGGCCGCTCGCCCAGCAGCAGCCAGGCCAGCAGCACGGTCCACACCGGCATCAGGTAGAACAGCAGCACCACCCGCACCACATCGCCGCGCGTCACGCCCCAGTTGAAGCACAGGTTGGTCACGCCCGCCGCGAGCGCCAGCAGCCACAGCCCACGGTGCGTGGCCAGCGCCCGCAGCGCACGCGGCCGCCAGGCCAGCAAACAGACCAGCGCCAGCGCATAAATAGCGGCGGTGGCCCACAGCGGATGCAGCCCAAACCCCTCCAGCCGCCGAAACGGCCACCAGGACACGCCCCAGACAAAGGCGTTGAGCATCAGCGCAAGAGCAGCAAGAACAGAAGACGGCATGGAAGGAGGGAAAGAAGGAGTGCGCCCCCCCGACGGCCTCAAGGGCGTAGCCAACGGCCGCAGGGCAAGGCGCGGGTGGCTGCGCACCGGAGCGTACTGAAGGTACGTGAGGATGCGCAGACAGGCCCCGCAACGCCGCCCTGCGGCCGTTGGGTAGCCAGGAACTAATGGTGGTCGTCGTGGCGGGCTATGGCTAGCAGGTGCTCGACCTCATCCTTGTGCACCCGCATATTGCGCTGGTGCCACAGCTGGATCAGCCACATCACCACCGCCACGATCAGCCCAAAGCCGGTGATCGCGCCAAAGGAAGAGACGCCAAACTTGGTGGACAGGCTGTAGAGCGCGCCCAGCCCGAGGATGCAGGCCTGCTCGTTGAAGTTCTGTACCGCGATGGAGCGGCCCGCGCCCATCAGGTTGTGGCCGCGGTGCTGCAGCAGCGCATTCATAGGCACCACCAGGAAGCCGCCGATGCCGCCCAGCAGGATCAGGAAGGGCGCTGCCACCCAGACATTGGTGATGAAGTTCATGCCTATCACCAGCAGGCCCATGCAGATGCCCAGCGGGATCACGCGCGTGGCCACGTCCAGGCGCATGCGCATGGAGGCCAGCACCGCCCCCACGGCCGTGCCGATGGCCACCACGCCCACCAGTGAAGACGCCTGCGTGGTGCCATAGCCCAGCGCCGCAGCGCTCCAGGCCAGCACGATGTAGCGCAGGTTGCCCGAGACACCCCAGAACAGCGTGGTGGTAGACAGCGATATCTGCCCCAGCTTGTCGCGCCACAGGCGGGAATTGCAGCTCCAGAAGTCCGGCAGCAGCTCCAGCGCGTTGCGCGCGACGCTGCGCGACGGGTCTTTGCGCAGGGGGCGCATCTCGACGCCGGTGTGCGGTATGCGGGTGTTGAACCAGGCCGCCAGCATGTAGACAAAGATCAGCACCAGGATGGCGGCCTCGGCCGGGGTGTCCACGCCGGTGTCGATGATGGGGAAGTCGATCGACAGCAGCATGCCGGAGAGATGCCGGCCCACCAGTTGCCCGCCCACCAGCACGCCCAGAATGATGGAGCCAATCGTCAGGCCCTCGATCCAGCCGTTGGCCTTGACCAGTTGCGAGGCCGGCAGCAGCTCGGTCAGGATGCCGTACTTGGCTGGCGAATACGCCGCCGCGCCCAGGCCGACGATGGCGTAGGCCATCAGCGGATGGGCGCCGAACAGCATCATCAGGCAGCCCACCACCTTGATCGCATTGCTGAAGAACATCACCTTGCCCTTGGGCAGGGCGTCGGCAAAGGCGCCCACGAAGGGCGCCAGCACCACGTAGAAGAGTGCAAACATCGGCACCAGGGCCGCGCGCTGCCATTCGGGGGCGCCGCCGTAGCGCAACAACTCCACCGCCGCCACAAAAAGCGCGTTGTCGGCCAGTGACGAAAAGAACTGGGCCGACATGATCGTGTAGAAACCGCGCTTCATTCGATAGCTGACTGGCCGGCCTGTACGCCGGCGAAGAGGGGTGGATGTGCGGGCTGTCTCTTGTGGGGAGGTCGGGTTATAGCACGCAGCCCAGGCCCTGAAAGCCGATATCCGGGCTGCCCGGGCAGCCTTGTGCGGCGGGGACGCTGCCAGAATGACAGCCCCCTGTTCCCACCACCGTGCCGCATGCCCCGCCCGATCCTTGCCACCGTCCACACCGAGGCCCTGCGCCACAACCTTGAGCGCGTGCGCCGGGCCGCGACCGACGCGCGTGTCTGGGCGGTCGTCAAGGCCAATGCCTATGGCCATGGCATAGAGCGGGTCTTCGAGGGCCTGCGTGCGGCCGACGGCTTTGCCATGCTGGACCTGGCCGAGGCCGAGCGGGTGCGCGCGCAGGGCTGGCGCGGGCCCATCCTGCTGCTGGAGGGCGTGTTCGAGCCACGCGATCTGGAGCTGTGCTCGCGCCTGGGCCTGTGGCACACGGTGCACTGCGACGAGCAGATCGACATGCTGGCTGCGCACAAAACCCAGCAACCGCACCGCATCTTCCTCAAGATGAACTCCGGCATGAACCGGCTCGGCTTTGCGCCGCAGCGCCTGCGCACCGCCTGGGCACGCCTGGGTGCGCTGCCGCAGGTGGACGAGATCTCGTTCATGACCCATTTCAGCGACGCTGACGGCGCGCGCGGCATCGATCACCAGCTAGCCACCTTCCAGGCCACCACCGCCGATCTGCCCGGCGAGCGCAGCCTGTGCAACAGCGCCGCGCTGCTGCGCCACGCCAGCCAGCCCCAGGTGCGCGGCGACTGGGTGCGCCCGGGCATTGCGCTGTACGGCAGCGCGCCGGACTTCCCCGCGCACGACGCGGCGCACTGGGAGCTGCAGCCCACCATGACGCTGTCCACCCGCCTGATCGGTGTGCAACAGCTAGAGGCCGGCGCCAGCGTGGGCTATGGCTCGCGCTTTGCGGCCGAAGCCCCCATGCGCGTGGGCGTGGCCGCCTGCGGCTATGCCGACGGCTACCCGCGCCTGTGCGATACCGGCACGCCGGTGCTGGTGAACGGCGTGCGCACCCGGCTGCTGGGCCGGGTCAGCATGGATATGGTGGGCATCGACCTGAGCCCCGTACCCGACGCCGGCTTTGGCGCCGAGGTCACCCTCTGGGGCCGCGCCGCCAATGGCGCGGTGCTGCCGATTGATGAGGTAGCGCAGGCGGCGGGGACTTTGGGCTATGAGCTGATGTGTGGCGTGGCGCAGCGGGTGGCTTTTGCCGTGGATTGATCGCTACAGGACGCCGGGGTCGGCCTCGGCCTCCGGCCACAGCTTGGGAAAGTAGAAGCGCAGCGCATGCAGGGGCAGCCCGAAGCGAAGCTTGCCCTGCGGTGTATCTGACTTCAGCAAACCCCGCTTGAGCAGGGCCGACAGCGCCGAGCCCGCCGTGCGCTCGCCCAGCCCGGTCATGGCCTTGAATTCCCCGCGCTCAAGTTCGCCGCCGCTCAAAAACAGGTAGTGCAGCGGTCGCAGCGATTCCCGGCGCACGCCGGAGCGCAGGCTGCTTTCCTCGAAGGCCAGGCAGGCGGCGATCCGGCCTTCCATGGTCGATACATCAAGCAGGCCGGCCATGAAAGTGACCTGGTCCAGGCAGATGTCCAGCACATAGTCGATCCATGCGACCAGCGCCTGCTCGCTCAGATTGCCACGGCCGTCCAGGTCGCCGCGCCGGGGTGCATCCGCTTCTGCCAGCAGCGCGTAGTAGCGATCCGTGGAGCGTGCGAAGCCGCGCAGCGGCGACCATAAGCCGCGTGTGTAGCCCAGGGCGTGCAGCAGCGCGTGGGTGTGCAGGCGCATCACGCGCCCATTGCCGTCTAGAAATGGGTGGATCCAGCCGAGCCGCTGGTGCGCAGCAGCCAAGGCGACCAGCGATGCCTCGCCCCGGCGCACCTTGCCGTAGACGTCCGCCCAGCGCGACAGAAAGTGGCCCAGGCTGTCATGGGTGGGCGCCACATGCTGGCCCACCTGGACATCGCGCTGGCGCAGCGCACCGGGGACGATGGGTTCACCTTCAGGGGTCACCAGATCCTGCGCCGGCAGCCGGGAGAAAAGGCTGCGGTGCAGGTCGCACACGGCGGCCGGCTGGTAGAGCAGGCCTACACCGGCGTCGCCGATGTAGCGGGCTTCGACATCGGCTTCTGCTTCGATATGCGCCACCGCCATGCGCTGCCGGGCGGCCAGTTCCTGGTTGTCCGAGAAGTCCTGGCGCAGCGCCTGTTCGATCTCATAGGGCCGGGTGTGCTGGCCCTCGATGCGGTTGGTGTAGTAGGAGTTCATCCCCCGCAACAACCCACGTAGTTCATGGGCGGCAGGCAGGTTGCCCAACTGCATGGCCGCGCGCGCCAGGTCATGCGCCTTGGCCAGCAGATCCTGCTGCCTGGCCTCGGACGGCAGAAGCGGCTCGAACTGGTGGGGGGAGTTATAGAGAGGGCTTGCCATTGCCAACATCATGAGGCGTGCAAGCTATTGATGTAAATGGGGATTTAATCAAATACGCCACATTTTTTGCCAACTTTTTTGCGCACTTGCCACGGATGTTGGGTTTGTTGATGAAAAGAGGCCAAAGCCCATACCAGGCAAGGGCAATAAGCTATCAATAATGAAGCGTTTCAGTGCGCCTCGCCGCCTTTGGCCAGCAGCGCCACCAGCTCCGGCACCAACGCCTG
It encodes:
- a CDS encoding DMT family transporter, with protein sequence MPSSVLAALALMLNAFVWGVSWWPFRRLEGFGLHPLWATAAIYALALVCLLAWRPRALRALATHRGLWLLALAAGVTNLCFNWGVTRGDVVRVVLLFYLMPVWTVLLAWLLLGERPRPAALARMALAVAGVVVVLRTPGTPWPLPESLADWLGLIGGLSFSFTNIQLRRLRDAPDESRMVAMFGGGLLTAALVAGGGVLLGHIAAPPLPAMDWVLTALLLALAFLAGNAGLQYGAARLSANGTALIMLSEVVFASLSSVALGAAQLAPRTLIGGAMVMAAAAWAALVSGRSGRPSAS
- a CDS encoding glutathione peroxidase; this encodes MPTLSDFQAQAIDGTPVPLSQYAGSVLLVVNTASACGFTPQFAGLQELHQTYAGQGLAVLGFPCNQFGSQDPGSDAEIGAFCQKNYGVDFPMMSKIDVNGEQAHPLFQWLKKEAPGVLGSQGIKWNFTKFLIGRDGRVIKRYGSMDKPESLKADIEAALKA
- a CDS encoding 3'-5' exonuclease produces the protein MTDRQLVPDRDTIATLPEFPRLGLDAIRLVATADEARAAEAALQGVAALGFDTESKPTFARGEVSDGPHVAQFSTASTAWVFQLRDAECLRVAAALLESPAVRKVGFGLSGDLRQLRGRLGVEPQAVLDLDNVFRERGWRKEVGVKAAIAILFGQRFIKSKKVATTNWANPRLTESQITYAANDAYAAMRVFEALDFQK
- the alr gene encoding alanine racemase produces the protein MPRPILATVHTEALRHNLERVRRAATDARVWAVVKANAYGHGIERVFEGLRAADGFAMLDLAEAERVRAQGWRGPILLLEGVFEPRDLELCSRLGLWHTVHCDEQIDMLAAHKTQQPHRIFLKMNSGMNRLGFAPQRLRTAWARLGALPQVDEISFMTHFSDADGARGIDHQLATFQATTADLPGERSLCNSAALLRHASQPQVRGDWVRPGIALYGSAPDFPAHDAAHWELQPTMTLSTRLIGVQQLEAGASVGYGSRFAAEAPMRVGVAACGYADGYPRLCDTGTPVLVNGVRTRLLGRVSMDMVGIDLSPVPDAGFGAEVTLWGRAANGAVLPIDEVAQAAGTLGYELMCGVAQRVAFAVD
- a CDS encoding transporter substrate-binding domain-containing protein; translation: MRTEARRWVLGALVMAAAIAAIAAVPSSAWQAPSLASLPLGPALAQARARGSLVVGVRAYPRPAPPGAPTPAEPDPLDAALARDLAEALGLPVRLLPVDAGSEDEVLRSGGIDLLAAGARDAAPTAPPPGVAQPAGSYGAGDGRLIALRRGAVQTGLDLRGRAVCVARGSGYAGALRHGYGARVQPYPSAVHAVSAFMAGECAALAEDTDVLARLQQQPEWRFYALLPEPPLQAQPASIRLAAGDAASRDWLAAALRQWRADGTLARAQAARVGNLSLEVTMLKDGLICH
- the lplT gene encoding lysophospholipid transporter LplT; amino-acid sequence: MKRGFYTIMSAQFFSSLADNALFVAAVELLRYGGAPEWQRAALVPMFALFYVVLAPFVGAFADALPKGKVMFFSNAIKVVGCLMMLFGAHPLMAYAIVGLGAAAYSPAKYGILTELLPASQLVKANGWIEGLTIGSIILGVLVGGQLVGRHLSGMLLSIDFPIIDTGVDTPAEAAILVLIFVYMLAAWFNTRIPHTGVEMRPLRKDPSRSVARNALELLPDFWSCNSRLWRDKLGQISLSTTTLFWGVSGNLRYIVLAWSAAALGYGTTQASSLVGVVAIGTAVGAVLASMRMRLDVATRVIPLGICMGLLVIGMNFITNVWVAAPFLILLGGIGGFLVVPMNALLQHRGHNLMGAGRSIAVQNFNEQACILGLGALYSLSTKFGVSSFGAITGFGLIVAVVMWLIQLWHQRNMRVHKDEVEHLLAIARHDDHH
- a CDS encoding ABC transporter ATP-binding protein — translated: MGIKIAARGVRMDYAARGSGEPVRVLEGFDLDVREGEFISVLGPSGCGKSTFLSILAGLTQRTGGSIAIDGRALAGINRDQGVVFQGYALFPWRSVLDNIAVGLEIRGMGKGPRRRIAQEYLELVGLQGFGDNYPHELSGGMKQRVAIARSLAYRPDVLLMDEPFAALDAQTREILQGELLRIWGHYKKTIVFITHSLDEAVYLSDRVAVMTQRPGRVKAIIDIPLARPRSAELRNAPEFFALRQCAWEVLKDEVQFGPVPVRPLGATANPAERDELPAASVHEIPVSSQARPLAGHVPREVLQ
- a CDS encoding ABC transporter permease: MSIAESLPVAVPSDRSVLRVIRLVGRIVERGLGLLLLLALWEALPRSGIVSQAYLSPPSAVLAAIAQLVDNGQLWKHITASLQRSLWGLLLAIGAGVVLGLAMGGFRRLEAIVDPVLQLFRQTSAFALFPVFILFLGIGETSKVAIIFWASFWPVLLNTIGGVKQVDRLLVNSALSMGASRGFVFFKVVLPAALPSVFTGVRLAGAYCITALVAAEMIGAHSGLGFLTLNSQETFQIPTMYAGILMLATLGLLLNYLLALLERHLLRWRKGLSLED
- a CDS encoding ABC transporter substrate-binding protein, whose amino-acid sequence is MQQTVLRSSSFLPRRAALRTLAALAVGGTGLVGCSRQDAAGGAPAVVKQVGDKVSFKYPDNPSFDLVYLADQLGYFEGTNTRPNYIGKIAAPQIIPLVGTGEIDFGSRMVPLVISAIASGADLKVVAAGGKTLQEAPHMKYFVRKDSGIRAPKDLEGKTVGFNSFGACAEFVTKKYLRQHGVDVNKINFVVVPDEQAEQTLVTGNTDLAIIHAPFSGRADHAEPLLRLWSDYDLDGGLGGMAPYSAHGKFIREHPEAVRDVVTALAKAANWVNANPEEARKLVSKRINMTLENVDRYAYVDDLVVTEAPIQYYIDILQSEGKLASGKVTVQDIYTNAFNPFAQAPAKG
- a CDS encoding Fic family protein yields the protein MASPLYNSPHQFEPLLPSEARQQDLLAKAHDLARAAMQLGNLPAAHELRGLLRGMNSYYTNRIEGQHTRPYEIEQALRQDFSDNQELAARQRMAVAHIEAEADVEARYIGDAGVGLLYQPAAVCDLHRSLFSRLPAQDLVTPEGEPIVPGALRQRDVQVGQHVAPTHDSLGHFLSRWADVYGKVRRGEASLVALAAAHQRLGWIHPFLDGNGRVMRLHTHALLHALGYTRGLWSPLRGFARSTDRYYALLAEADAPRRGDLDGRGNLSEQALVAWIDYVLDICLDQVTFMAGLLDVSTMEGRIAACLAFEESSLRSGVRRESLRPLHYLFLSGGELERGEFKAMTGLGERTAGSALSALLKRGLLKSDTPQGKLRFGLPLHALRFYFPKLWPEAEADPGVL
- a CDS encoding acyl-CoA dehydrogenase family protein — protein: MLGDHSAKTRDLLQRLQAFFDEHIYPNEERYARELATLRSEGNPWRHVPVVEELKPIARKAGLWNMFLPHEYKGVPGISNLDYAPLCEIMGRVTWSSEVFNCSAPDTGNMETIERYGSDAHKKQWLDPLLAGEIRSAFLMTEPAVASSDATNIQCTIRREGDEYVINGRKWFSSGAGVPHCKIFIVMGKTDTEAPKHQQQSMVLVPRDTPGVTVLRPISVFGYDDAPHGHMEILLENVRVPVSNILLGEGRGFEIAQGRLGPGRIHHCMRSIGAAERALELMVDRLRSRVAFGKPLSEQSIWHERIAESRCMIDQARLLVFNAAHKMDTAGNKEARAEIAMIKVVAPNVSCKIVDWAIQAHGGGGVSQDFWLAEAYAHQRTVRIVDGPDEVHRNAIAKLELAKRAALATKH